tgtttgttttatttcactccttatgactatactatttctaacacctaagtatgcagctgggtttgtttttttttttggatatattttgtgtagttaggcaccattaaagttatatcagtgtattttcacgcacttatttgaactgaatataactttttctattcagttttcgttagagtgacaatctacgaaaataggaagtcatgctagggttttattgtgctcttttttttagggggaagggggtcaaaatcacacagctaaccttcaaccgaaaaatcatttttgtcattatgtgagtttttccatttctctcttcttcttcgtattcaacttgactgacattttttgttggactttttctacacgtaagcaaagtcaaaggttggctctctatttcatatcaactagtcaatggggaggtaactctaaaattaaactcagtactttttttcagtactatataaataaactgttaaaatgtacataatacaaaagatgtataacgtatcgtaaaaatcagattagtagcaaatgaatgcagtgacgtttgtctgttatttatttatttttttatttattacttgtcaaaattactacaataatattgtgtattaaaagttaaaaggaaactctaaagtatggaggtttttgttcaacctttaacagttctgcaattattttgtcattttattacctgcgatttattatgcaaatttcactattctctacctttcgaatttcatctttgttttactcgtgtataaaataaatgcacctacttgtttctatgtttctttcaaatggttgtcctgtgttttttctcttcttttttctctctgttatttagtgtgcgacgacttgactgtatctttgctatgtcattttaatctttccacagcacgcgaggtgaataaacccgaaacaatacagtgacgtcacacgtgactactgtgatgaacagaaacaaggatggatggacggacagtggtacaaaaagtaagaaaaagttatttctctgataaaaggtatcgcgtgaattgtaggttcacggtataggttttttctctcatttttgaagatcatatatacagttgtctataattgcttacatccacttcctttgaactatggtggatagttgtctcattggacgtcctaccacatctccttattttcatattgaaatgacagcaacttaacgacacacacaaacatagcctgctagtatatacgtacatgggagactgaaaaattctgtgcttattggtaaatgataaaaaaaaaacattaaaactttaaggtatgctatgactaagctttaaatataaggtagatagggagtaggaaacacacatatttttttttttttatttggccttaatgaagaagaaaagcacacacacaatatattagaacttgtactaacatccattaaacgctatgctaatatatgtctttaaaagagaaccattattttattttaatttattttttcttcgtttcaatcttggtttttgattctttttacattaaatctgtttttactgttgcaatagtttacaaatatttttagtccaaatacaattcattgataatatatccccccttttttgtccggatattttttttttttttttttgaaaaaggggggggggggctggaggtTTAGTTAAATGCAGTGGGAAAATGTTTTGCCCAAAGTCCAATGGTTCACACTGATGTGTTTTTGTCCTTCTGTCTCTTTTTAATCGTCCGTGTCACGGGATGCTGCTTCACCCTTTACCGGTTCTGGTTTCACTTGCATAGCTTATATAGGTATAATGCATATGTATAGCCAGAGTCTTCACTGTGACACACATTCCCCTTTTTGAggggaaataaataacttttgtaattgtcaattaagatacaaatgatatgtaccactgtcgaattataaaactacaaaaatcttcgtgttttgtttttgttttgtttgtatcgaAACTTTCAGGCGGCCAGGCCACTTTGAGCTCAGATCATcggttattgataataaaattaatgaaatatattttgctgaaaaatatggtatattcgaTAAGACATATTCGAGTTTTTGACTTGAAAGTGCGCAAATTGTACATGCAAATGGAAATAAAAGCGAAGACGCATCATACAGAACAGTTGTTCAGTGCCTCAGATCCACTGAATACAAAGTCGCTCTCTGAAAAGTTCCCAACGctagattaaataaaaagatgtttcaaattcgtattctagatattgggtttgttcattcgactcttgaatgtttgcgaaatttcgctcggttgaataaaaatgttatttgaagttttagtaaaaatctgcaattaaacaatggcgcgtgaactttttgtgtgtttccctctagctggaaacaaacttattacgaggaggaacatgcttccagtgaataaaaacggaaagaaacctaaagagaaatgatttttcttcctctgtacaattttacgacgatagaatatttgtgtaatgagaaaaactcgtaaattttctgtcaacatACCTGCGAAGACAATTCAGTCGGTTCTACTTTAACTATTAATATCTTTTTACTGTGTACATCGAAAAATACACAGTTTATCTAACATGCAAGATTAATGACTGTTGAGCAATTTGGTatgctatatgtgaatgtttttgatagaattatactataaattatcataaaagtcttcgaagaagcacataatcattttaccgagatcgcgtaatggattttacaagttatttttaagggtgtcttcgtcgaggtccgcgttcgtctgttataaataaacgaggcctggaatggcgttattttcaaatcgttattcgtagtataaacttcgtaaaggataatattttgaatcattcaaaatggcAGACGCAACAGCAGCACCAGCAGTAGCACCAGCTAAATCACCAAAGAAAAAGGcagcagccaagccaaagaagccttCCGCACATCCTAAATACAGCGAGATGATTGGAAAAGCCATCGCCGCTTTGAAAGAACGTGGAGGTTCTTCAAGGCAAGCAATTCTGAAGTACATCATGGCCAACTTCAACGTCGGAAAAGATGCCAAGTCAGTAAATGCTCATTTAAAACTTGCACTCAGAGCCGGAGTTAAGAACAACAGTTTGAAGCAGTCCAAGGGAACTGGAGCATCCGGATCTTTCAGAATTGGAGAGGCTAAAGTAGTTAAAAAGAAGCCAGCAaaggcaaagaaagcagccaaacCTAAGGCCGCCAAGCCTAAGAAGGCAAAGAGCACACCCAAGAAGAAGAAgccagcagcaaagaaaccagctggagaaaaaaaggctgccaaaccaaaggcaaaaaaaccagcagcaaagaaagcagccaagccaaagaagccagCAGCCAAGTCACCAGCAAAAAAGAAGGCAGCCAAACCAAAAGCCAAGAAGAccccaaagaagaagtaaactgTTCCAGACTTCAGTCTGCAGAGGCTATTCAGCCACCaaaagcccttttaagggctacccaatttattcaaaaagaatctacaattgttgtacattagttatcaaactaaatctagctgagccctacccttttctttacttttctctgaactttgcactggtctctgaaatattttttggggtcacattatttccattgtttgttttatttcactccttatgactatactatttctaacacctaagtatgcagctgggtttgtttttttttttggatatattttgtgtagttaggcaccattaaagttatatcagtgtattttcacgcacttatttgaactgaatataactttttctattcagttttcgttagagtgacaatctacgaaaataggaagtcatgctagggttttattgtgctcttttttttagggggaagggggtcaaaatcacacagctaaccttcaaccgaaaaatcatttttgtcattatgtgagtttttccatttctctcttcttcttcgtattcaacttgactgacattttttgttggactttttctacacgtaagcaaagtcaaaggttggctctctatttcatatcaactagtcaatggggaggtaactctaaaattaaactcagtactttttttcagtactatataaataaactgttaaaatgtacataatacaaaagatgtataacgtatcgtaaaaatcagattagtagcaaatgaatgcagtgacgtttgtctgttatttatttatttttttatttattacttgtcaaaattactacaataatattgtgtattaaaagttaaaaggaaactctaaagtatggaggtttttgttcaacctttaacagttctgcaattattttgtcattttattacctgcgatttattatgcaaatttcactattctctacctttcgaatttcatctttgttttactcgtgtataaaataaatgcacctacttgtttctatgtttctttcaaatggttgtcctgtgttttttctcttcttttttctctctgttatttagtgtgcgacgacttgactgtatctttgctatgtcattttaatctttccacagcacgcgaggtgaataaacccgaaacaatacagtgacgtcacacgtgactactgtgatgaacagaaacaaggatggatggacggacagtggtacaaaaagtaagaaaaagttatttctctgataaaaggtatcgcgtgaattgtaggttcacggtataggttttttctctcatttttgaagatcatatatacagttgtctataattgcttacatccacttcctttgaactatggtggatagttgtctcattggacgtcctaccacatctccttattttcatattgaaatgacagcaacttaacgacacacacaaacatagcctgctagtatatacgtacatgggagactgaaaaattctgtgcttattggtaaatgataaaaaaaaacattaaaactttaaggtatgctatgactaagctttaaatataaggtagatagggagtaggaaacacacatatttttttttttttatttggccttaatgaagaagaaaagcacacacacaatatattagaacttgtactaacatccattaaacgctatgctaatatatgtctttaaaagagaaccattattttattttaatttattttttcttcgtttcaatcttggtttttgattctttttacattaaatctgtttttactgttgcaatagtttacaaatatttttagtccaaatacaattcattgataatatatccccccttttttgtccggatattttttttttttttttttgaaaaagggggggggggctggaggtTTAGTTAAATGCAGTGGGAAAATGTTTTGCCCAAAGTCCAATGGTTCACACTGATGTGTTTTTGTCCTTCTGTCTCTTTTTAATCGTCCGTGTCACGGGATGCTGCTTCACCCTTTACCGGTTCTGGTTTCACTTGCATAGCTTATATAGGTATAATGCATATGTATAGCCAGAGTCTTCACTGTGACACACATTCCCCTTTTTGAggggaaataaataacttttgtaattgtcaattaagatacaaatgatatgtaccactgtcgaattataaaactacaaaaatcttcgtgttttgtttttgttttgtttgtatcgaAACTTTCAGGCGGCCAGGCCACTTTGAGCTCAGATCATcggttattgataataaaattaatgaaatatattttgctgaaaaatatggtatattcgaTAAGACATATTCGAGTTTTTGACTTGAAAGTGCGCAAATTGTACATGCAAATGGAAATAAAAGCGAAGACGCATCATACAGAACAGTTGTTCAGTGCCTCAGATCCACTGAATACAAAGTCGCTCTCTGAAAAGTTCCCAACGctagattaaataaaaagatgtttcaaattcgtattctagatattgggtttgttcattcgactcttgaatgtttgcgaaatttcgctcgggttgaataaaaatgttatttgaagttttagtaaaaatctgcaattaaacaatggcgcgtgaactttttgtgtgtttccctctagctggaaacaaacttattacgaggaggaacatgcttccagtgaataaaaacggaaagaaacctaaagagaaatgatttttcttcctctgtacaattttacgacgatagaatatttgtgtaatgagaaaaactcgtaaattttctgtcaacatACCTGCGAAGACAATTCAGTCGGTTCTACTTTAACTATTAATATCTTTTTACTGTGTACATCGAAAAATACACAGTTTATCTAACATGCAAGATTAATGACTGTTGAGCAATTTGGTatgctatatgtgaatgtttttgatagaattatactataaattatcataaaagtcttcgaagaagcacataatcattttaccgagatcgcgtaatggattttacaagttatttttaagggtgtcttcgtcgaggtccgcgttcgtctgttataaataaacgaggcctggaatggcgttattttcaaatcgttattcgtagtataaacttcgtaaaggataatattttgaatcattcaaaatggcAGACGCAACAGCAGCACCAGCAGTAGCACCAGCTAAATCACCAAAGAAAAAGGcagcagccaagccaaagaagccttCCGCACATCCTAAATACAGCGAGATGATTGGAAAAGCCATCGCCGCTTTGAAAGAACGTGGAGGTTCTTCAAGGCAAGCAATTCTGAAGTACATCATGGCCAACTTCAACGTCGGAAAAGATGCCAAGTCAGTAAATGCTCATTTAAAACTTGCACTCAGAGCCGGAGTTAAGAACAACAGTTTGAAGCAGTCCAAGGGAACTGGAGCATCCGGATCTTTCAGAATTGGAGAGGCTAAAGTAGTTAAAAAGAAGCCAGCAaaggcaaagaaagcagccaaacCTAAGGCCGCCAAGCCTAAGAAGGCAAAGAGCACACCCAAGAAGAAGAAgccagcagcaaagaaaccagctggagaaaaaaaggctgccaaaccaaaggcaaaaaaaccagcagcaaagaaagcagccaagccaaagaagccagCAGCCAAGTCACCAGCAAAAAAGAAGGCAGCCAAACCAAAAGCCAAGAAGAccccaaagaagaagtaaactgTTCCAGACTTCAGTCTGCAGAGGCTATTCAGCCACCaaaagcccttttaagggctacccaatttattcaaaaagaatctacaattgttgtacattagttatcaaactaaatctagctgagccctacccttttctttacttttctctgaactttgcactggtctctgaaatattttttggggtcacattatttccattgtttgttttatttcactccttatgactatactatttctaacacctaagtatgcagctgggtttgtttttttttttggatatattttgtgtagttaggcaccattaaagttatatcagtgtattttcacgcacttatttgaactgaatataactttttctattcagttttcgttagagtgacaatctacgaaaataggaagtcatgctagggttttattgtgctcttttttttagggggaagggggtcaaaatcacacagctaaccttcaaccgaaaaatcatttttgtcattatgtgagtttttccatttctctcttcttcttcgtattcaacttgactgacattttttgttggactttttctacacgtaagcaaagtcaaaggttggctctctatttcatatcaactagtcaatggggaggtaactctaaaattaaactcagtactttttttcagtactatataaataaactgttaaaatgtacataatacaaaagatgtataacgtatcgtaaaaatcagattagtagcaaatgaatgcagtgacgtttgtctgttatttatttatttttttatttattacttgtcaaaattactacaataatattgtgtattaaaagttaaaaggaaactctaaagtatggaggtttttgttcaacctttaacagttctgcaattattttgtcattttattacctgcgatttattatgcaaatttcactattctctacctttcgaatttcatctttgttttactcgtgtataaaataaatgcacctacttgtttctatgtttctttcaaatggttgtcctgtgttttttctcttcttttttctctctgttatttagtgtgcgacgacttgactgtatctttgctatgtcattttaatctttccacagcacgcgaggtgaataaacccgaaacaatacagtgacgtcacacgtgactactgtgatgaacagaaacaaggatggatggacggacagtggtacaaaaagtaagaaaaagttatttctctgataaaaggtatcgcgtgaattgtaggttcacggtataggttttttctctcatttttgaagatcatatatacagttgtctataattgcttacatccacttcctttgaactatggtggatagttgtctcattggacgtcctaccacatctccttattttcatattgaaatgacagcaacttaacgacacacacaaacatagcctgctagtatatacgtacatgggagactgaaaaattctgtgcttattggtaaatgataaaaaaaaacattaaaactttaaggtatgctatgactaagctttaaatataaggtagatagggagtaggaaacacacatatttttttttttttatttggccttaatgaagaagaaaagcacacacacaatatattagaacttgtactaacatccattaaacgctatgctaatatatgtctttaaaagagaaccattattttattttaatttattttttcttcgtttcaatcttggtttttgattctttttacattaaatctgtttttactgttgcaatagtttacaaatatttttagtccaaatacaattcattgataatatatccccccttttttgtccggatattttttttttttttttttgaaaaaggggggggggggctggaggtTTAGTTAAATGCAGTGGGAAAATGTTTTGCCCAAAGTCCAATGGTTCACACTGATGTGTTTTTGTCCTTCTGTCTCTTTTTAATCGTCCGTGTCACGGGATGCTGCTTCACCCTTTACCGGTTCTGGTTTCACTTGCATAGCTTATATAGGTATAATGCATATGTATAGCCAGAGTCTTCACTGTGACACACATTCCCCTTTTTGAggggaaataaataacttttgtaattgtcaattaagatacaaatgatatgtaccactgtcgaattataaaactacaaaaatcttcgtgttttgtttttgttttgtttgtatcgaAACTTTCAGGCGGCCAGGCCACTTTGAGCTCAGATCATcggttattgataataaaattaatgaaatatattttgctgaaaaatatggtatattcgaTAAGACATATTCGAGTTTTTGACTTGAAAGTGCGCAAATTGTACATGCAAATGGAAATAAAAGCGAAGACGCATCATACAGAACAGTTGTTCAGTGCCTCAGATCCACTGAATACAAAGTCGCTCTCTGAAAAGTTCCCAACGctagattaaataaaaagatgtttcaaattcgtattctagatattgggtttgttcattcgactcttgaatgtttgcgaaatttcgctcgggttgaataaaaatgttatttgaagttttagtaaaaatctgcaattaaacaatggcgcgtgaactttttgtgtgtttccctctagctggaaacaaacttattacgaggaggaacatgcttccagtgaataaaaacggaaagaaacctaaagagaaatgatttttcttcctctgtacaattttacgacgatagaatatttgtgtaatgagaaaaactcgtaaattttctgtcaacatACCTGCGAAGACAATTCAGTCGGTTCTACTTTAACTATTAATATCTTTTTACTGTGTACATCGAAAAATACACAGTTTATCTAACATGCAAGATTAATGACTGTTGAGCAATTTGGTatgctatatgtgaatgtttttgatagaattatactataaattatcataaaagtcttcgaagaagcacataatcattttaccgagatcgcgtaatggattttacaagttatttttaagggtgtcttcgtcgaggtccgcgttcgtctgttataaataaacgaggcctggaatggcgttattttcaaatcgttattcgtagtataaacttcgtaaaggataatattttgaatcattcaaaatggcAGACGCAACAGCAGCACCAGCAGTAGCACCAGCTAAATCACCAAAGAAAAAGGcagcagccaagccaaagaagccttCCGCACATCCTAAATACAGCGAGATGATTGGAAAAGCCATCGCCGCTTTGAAAGAACGTGGAGGTTCTTCAAGGCAAGCAATTCTGAAGTACATCATGGCCAACTTCAACGTCGGAAAAGATGCCAAGTCAGTAAATGCTCATTTAAAACTTGCACTCAGAGCCGGAGTTAAGAACAACAGTTTGAAGCAGTCCAAGGGAACTGGAGCATCCGGATCTTTCAGAATTGGAGAGGCTAAAGTAGTTAAAAAGAAGCCAGCAaaggcaaagaaagcagccaaacCTAAGGCCGCCAAGCCTAAGAAGGCAAAGAGCACACCCAAGAAGAAGAAgccagcagcaaagaaaccagctggagaaaaaaaggctgccaaaccaaaggcaaaaaaaccagcagcaaagaaagcagccaagccaaagaagccagCAGCCAAGTCACCAGCAAAAAAGAAGGCAGCCAAACCAAAAGCCAAGAAGAccccaaagaagaagtaaactgTTCCAGACTTCAGTCTGCAGAGGCTATTCAGCCACCaaaagcccttttaagggctacccaatttattcaaaaagaatctacaattgttgtacattagttatcaaactaaatctagctgagccctacccttttctttacttttctctgaactttgcactggtctctgaaatattttttggggtcacattatttccattgtttgttttatttcactccttatgactatactatttctaacacctaagtatgcagctgggtttgtttttttttttggatatattttgtgtagttaggcaccattaaagttatatcagtgtattttcacgcacttatttgaactgaatataactttttctattcagttttcgttagagtgacaatctacgaaaataggaagtcatgctagggttttattgtgctcttttttttagggggaagggggtcaaaatcacacagctaaccttcaaccgaaaaatcatttttgtcattatgtgagtttttccatttctctcttcttcttcgtattcaacttgactgacattttttgttggactttttctacacgtaagcaaagtcaaaggttggctctctatttcatatcaactagtcaatggggaggtaactctaaaattaaactcagtactttttttcagtactatataaataaactgttaaaatgtacataatacaaaagatgtataacgtatcgtaaaaatcagattagtagcaaatgaatgcagtgacgtttgtctgttatttatttatttttttatttattacttgtcaaaattactacaataatattgtgtattaaaagttaaaaggaaactctaaagtatggaggtttttgttcaacctttaacagttctgcaattattttgtcattttattacctgcga
This region of Mytilus edulis unplaced genomic scaffold, xbMytEdul2.2 SCAFFOLD_660, whole genome shotgun sequence genomic DNA includes:
- the LOC139509469 gene encoding histone H1-delta-like; translation: MADATAAPAVAPAKSPKKKAAAKPKKPSAHPKYSEMIGKAIAALKERGGSSRQAILKYIMANFNVGKDAKSVNAHLKLALRAGVKNNSLKQSKGTGASGSFRIGEAKVVKKKPAKAKKAAKPKAAKPKKAKSTPKKKKPAAKKPAGEKKAAKPKAKKPAAKKAAKPKKPAAKSPAKKKAAKPKAKKTPKKK